Proteins from a genomic interval of Chryseobacterium indologenes:
- the serC gene encoding 3-phosphoserine/phosphohydroxythreonine transaminase: protein MNKKHNFSAGPCILPQEVFEKSAQAILDFNGIGLSLLEISHRSKDFVAVMDEARAIVKRLMNLGDDYEVIYLGGGASMQFAMVPYNLMKVGGKAAYLDTGTWAAGAIKEAKKLGSVDVVGSSKEENYSFIPKGYTVGSEYDYFHCTSNNTIYGTQMKTFPEVDTLMVCDMSSDIFSRQLDFSKFDLIYAGAQKNMGPAGVTLVVIRKEILGKTGRENMLSMLDYSQHIAKESMYNTPPVFPVYASLLTLQHLENNGGIAAAEKRNEAKAKLLYDEIDSNPLFETFCVKEDRSLMNVSFNITDESKKEAFDNAWKAAGISGLNGHRSLGGYRASLYNALTIESVQVLVDVMKSIK, encoded by the coding sequence ATGAACAAAAAGCACAACTTCAGCGCAGGACCATGTATTTTACCACAGGAAGTATTTGAAAAATCAGCACAGGCAATCCTGGATTTCAATGGTATTGGATTATCCCTTCTTGAAATTTCTCACAGAAGTAAGGATTTCGTTGCCGTAATGGACGAAGCACGTGCAATTGTAAAGAGATTGATGAATCTTGGTGATGATTATGAGGTAATTTATTTAGGAGGCGGTGCAAGCATGCAGTTTGCCATGGTACCTTACAACCTGATGAAAGTTGGTGGAAAAGCCGCTTATCTGGATACGGGCACATGGGCAGCCGGGGCTATTAAAGAAGCAAAAAAACTGGGATCAGTAGATGTTGTAGGTTCCTCAAAGGAAGAGAACTATTCTTTTATTCCCAAAGGTTATACAGTGGGTTCAGAATATGACTATTTCCACTGTACTTCCAACAACACGATCTACGGAACCCAGATGAAAACTTTCCCTGAGGTGGATACCCTGATGGTTTGTGACATGAGTTCTGATATTTTTTCAAGACAGCTTGATTTCTCTAAATTTGATTTAATTTATGCGGGAGCTCAAAAAAATATGGGGCCTGCCGGAGTTACTTTAGTCGTTATCAGAAAAGAAATCCTGGGAAAAACAGGCAGAGAAAATATGCTTTCTATGCTGGACTATTCTCAACATATTGCCAAAGAATCGATGTACAATACCCCACCGGTATTCCCTGTATATGCCTCTTTGTTGACGCTTCAGCACCTTGAAAACAACGGAGGTATCGCTGCTGCAGAAAAAAGAAATGAAGCAAAAGCTAAACTTTTATACGACGAAATAGACAGCAACCCTCTATTCGAAACATTCTGTGTAAAAGAAGATCGTTCTCTAATGAATGTTTCTTTCAATATTACCGATGAAAGCAAGAAGGAAGCATTCGATAATGCATGGAAAGCGGCTGGTATCAGCGGATTAAACGGCCACAGAAGTTTAGGTGGTTACAGAGCGAGCTTATACAACGCCCTGACGATTGAAAGCGTACAGGTTTTGGTGGACGTAATGAAGTCAATAAAATAG
- a CDS encoding 4Fe-4S dicluster domain-containing protein, with translation MAIKITDECINCGACEPECPNNAIYEGAVDWKASEGTSLQGTVTLPSGLTVDADAPQEPVSDDVYFIVTDKCTECKGFHEEPQCAAVCPVDCCVPDEDHVESEEALLNKKAFLHGE, from the coding sequence ATGGCTATTAAAATAACTGATGAATGCATTAACTGTGGGGCTTGTGAACCTGAATGCCCGAATAATGCAATATATGAAGGAGCCGTAGATTGGAAAGCTTCGGAAGGTACTAGTCTTCAAGGTACTGTAACACTTCCTTCAGGACTTACTGTAGACGCTGATGCACCACAGGAACCGGTGAGCGACGATGTGTATTTCATTGTAACAGATAAATGTACCGAATGTAAAGGATTCCATGAGGAGCCACAATGTGCAGCCGTTTGTCCGGTAGACTGCTGTGTTCCGGATGAAGATCATGTAGAATCAGAAGAAGCTTTACTTAATAAAAAAGCATTCTTACACGGCGAATAA
- a CDS encoding D-2-hydroxyacid dehydrogenase, translating into MKVLANDGISKSGEQVLKEAGIEILDNRVAQDHVINFINDNNVDVLLVRSATKVRQDLIDACPGLKIIGRGGIGMDNIDVDYAKSKGIKVINTPNASSKSVAELVFGHFISLARFLHESNRLMPLEGDTHFNAMKKSFSNAYELSGKTLGVIGFGSIGQEVVKIGIALGMKIKVLTKSPKTKVLSLNFFDGQSVSFEISSTNDMDAFLKDTDFISINTPKTNNYIIDTPQFEKMKDGVYIVNTARGGVINEVTLNDFIDSGKVAGAALDVFENEPSPELPLLMNPALSLSPHVGGNTVDAQEKIGIELAEQIIKLQKETIR; encoded by the coding sequence ATGAAAGTTTTAGCAAACGATGGAATCTCAAAATCAGGAGAACAGGTTTTAAAAGAAGCCGGAATTGAAATCCTGGACAATAGAGTGGCTCAGGATCACGTTATTAATTTTATCAACGATAATAATGTGGATGTTCTTCTGGTAAGAAGTGCTACTAAAGTAAGACAGGATCTGATCGATGCATGTCCCGGTCTTAAAATTATCGGACGAGGCGGTATCGGAATGGATAATATTGATGTAGATTATGCAAAAAGTAAAGGGATTAAAGTAATCAATACCCCTAACGCATCTTCAAAATCAGTTGCTGAACTCGTGTTCGGACATTTCATTTCACTGGCAAGATTTCTTCATGAATCAAACAGACTAATGCCTTTGGAAGGAGACACTCACTTCAATGCCATGAAAAAGTCATTCAGTAACGCGTATGAACTTTCTGGAAAAACATTAGGAGTCATCGGCTTTGGAAGTATTGGCCAGGAAGTCGTAAAAATAGGAATCGCTTTAGGAATGAAGATCAAGGTCCTGACAAAAAGCCCGAAAACAAAAGTTCTCAGCTTGAACTTTTTTGACGGACAATCTGTCAGCTTTGAAATCAGTTCTACCAATGATATGGATGCGTTCCTTAAAGATACAGACTTTATCAGCATCAATACACCCAAAACGAATAACTACATTATAGATACCCCTCAGTTTGAAAAAATGAAAGACGGAGTCTATATTGTCAATACTGCAAGAGGCGGAGTCATCAATGAAGTCACCCTGAACGATTTTATTGACTCAGGAAAAGTGGCCGGAGCCGCACTGGACGTTTTCGAAAATGAACCCAGCCCGGAACTGCCCCTATTGATGAACCCGGCATTATCACTTTCTCCACATGTCGGAGGAAATACGGTAGATGCGCAAGAGAAAATCGGTATCGAACTTGCAGAACAAATTATTAAGCTACAAAAAGAAACTATAAGATAA
- a CDS encoding peptidylprolyl isomerase → MDYMKKLFLGLAVIGGQLMFAQKVVGLQVEKPQNKEQQATISKEKIGLYNDNFQAFVVALQASDRKTIDGLLSDKVKEIVTDDVLKKVKAGIDPGKKLEVLKAGYYKTMDGINHPSIKYKYAGETSSKEVISAVFEDDGKILGVLPAKKDK, encoded by the coding sequence ATGGATTATATGAAAAAATTATTTTTAGGACTTGCAGTGATCGGAGGACAATTAATGTTTGCCCAGAAAGTGGTTGGTCTGCAAGTTGAGAAACCACAGAATAAAGAACAGCAGGCTACAATCAGCAAGGAGAAAATCGGATTGTATAATGATAATTTCCAGGCATTTGTTGTCGCTTTGCAGGCTTCTGACCGCAAAACAATTGACGGGTTGCTTTCAGATAAAGTAAAGGAAATTGTGACCGATGATGTCCTTAAGAAAGTAAAGGCAGGTATCGATCCCGGTAAAAAACTTGAGGTATTAAAAGCAGGATACTATAAAACAATGGATGGAATTAATCATCCGAGTATCAAGTATAAGTATGCAGGAGAGACTTCTTCGAAAGAAGTGATCAGCGCTGTATTTGAGGATGACGGGAAAATTCTCGGAGTATTGCCCGCCAAGAAAGACAAATAA
- a CDS encoding acyl-CoA reductase codes for MNTENQVLGLIKLSDYIQAFLAKKIEDQNEDDVNIELLLKKSEIENPWFTVDNQKFALQQWADLLTEENIKNWLQNYSISKISKRVGLILAGNIPLVGFHDVIAVVLSNHIAVIKLSSKDKYLIPFLLNKWKEFSDGNVEFEFVEKLENFDAVIATGSNNTARYLEYYFKNHLSIIRKNRTSVAVLKGDETDEELQLLAKDIFRYFGLGCRNVTRIFIPKDFVIDRLFENFLGFQDIINHNKYANNYDYNRAVYLLNQDKFWDNNFVMLKEDDKLFSPLSVINFSRYESLDDVKNFIAGNEENIQCVVAKDQLIPDSVYFGETQNPGLDTYADNVDTMKFLELV; via the coding sequence ATGAATACCGAAAATCAAGTTTTAGGACTTATTAAGTTAAGCGATTATATACAGGCTTTTTTAGCTAAGAAAATTGAAGATCAGAATGAAGATGATGTTAATATTGAATTATTATTAAAGAAATCTGAAATTGAAAATCCATGGTTTACAGTTGATAATCAGAAATTTGCCTTGCAGCAGTGGGCAGATTTATTGACTGAAGAGAATATAAAAAACTGGCTTCAGAATTATTCGATCTCAAAGATTTCCAAGAGAGTAGGATTAATTTTGGCCGGAAATATTCCTTTGGTTGGGTTTCACGATGTGATTGCCGTAGTGTTGAGCAACCATATAGCTGTGATCAAATTATCTTCAAAAGATAAATATCTGATTCCGTTCCTGTTAAACAAATGGAAAGAATTTTCTGATGGAAATGTAGAATTTGAATTCGTAGAGAAATTAGAAAATTTTGATGCGGTCATTGCCACCGGAAGCAACAATACAGCGAGATACCTGGAGTATTATTTTAAAAACCATTTAAGTATTATCCGAAAAAACAGGACATCTGTTGCTGTATTGAAAGGGGATGAAACTGATGAGGAACTTCAGCTGCTGGCTAAAGACATCTTCCGGTATTTTGGACTAGGCTGTAGAAATGTGACCAGGATTTTTATTCCTAAAGACTTTGTGATCGATAGGTTGTTTGAAAACTTTCTGGGATTCCAGGATATCATCAATCATAACAAATATGCCAATAATTACGATTACAACAGAGCCGTGTATCTTTTGAATCAGGATAAATTCTGGGATAATAATTTTGTAATGCTTAAAGAAGATGACAAATTATTCAGCCCGCTTTCCGTGATTAATTTCAGTAGATATGAGTCATTGGATGATGTGAAAAATTTTATTGCGGGGAACGAAGAAAATATTCAATGTGTGGTCGCTAAAGATCAGTTGATTCCGGACTCTGTTTACTTTGGAGAGACTCAGAATCCGGGGCTTGATACTTATGCAGATAATGTGGATACGATGAAGTTTTTGGAACTGGTCTGA
- a CDS encoding DUF1015 domain-containing protein, translated as MPVFKPFRGIRPHRDIESTFPTHPLDNFTQEEIAEKAQVENTYINMIKPYVVSKSKDIDRNLRKIRSTFEELLDEKKLIQDNSSYYLYEQIYPNKQVFRGLLGLASIEDFWNGKIKRHESTIPQKKENLAHYLEKVNLQAEPVLLTYPANSKIELLMNHEEKNVPIFNHTDTIGIRHKIWRIDNRLKLQQFKEVIDQIDSFYIADGHHRIGSTALNAKRHKEKNKRHTGTELYNFVYSFIVSNQSIKIHDYNRILHDLNGISNEDFLKELDKYFLIHEKGETPYFPSQKFHISMYLDGKFYSLHVKHDLRSREMSLDNLDHHLLDKYIFKNILKIEDPDSSELISYVKGTSNINGINILKEKIDNGEGKVGFGIYPVSFNDMIKISDLKLSMPPKCTFIEPKLITALLMYDMKP; from the coding sequence ATGCCTGTTTTTAAACCTTTCCGTGGAATAAGACCTCATAGAGATATTGAGAGCACTTTCCCTACTCATCCACTGGATAATTTCACCCAGGAAGAGATTGCAGAGAAAGCTCAAGTCGAAAATACTTACATCAACATGATTAAACCCTATGTTGTAAGTAAATCTAAAGATATTGACCGGAACTTAAGGAAGATCCGCTCCACATTTGAAGAACTTCTGGACGAGAAAAAACTGATCCAGGACAATTCTTCGTATTATCTTTATGAGCAGATCTATCCCAATAAACAGGTTTTCAGAGGACTTCTCGGGTTGGCAAGCATTGAAGATTTCTGGAACGGAAAAATCAAAAGGCACGAAAGTACCATTCCTCAGAAAAAGGAAAATCTCGCACATTACCTTGAGAAAGTAAACTTACAGGCAGAACCTGTATTGCTTACCTACCCTGCCAATTCAAAAATTGAATTGCTGATGAACCATGAGGAGAAGAATGTTCCTATTTTCAATCATACAGATACCATTGGAATCAGACATAAGATCTGGAGAATAGACAATCGTCTCAAGCTCCAGCAGTTCAAAGAAGTCATCGACCAGATCGATTCATTTTATATTGCGGACGGCCACCACAGAATTGGCTCTACCGCGTTAAATGCCAAACGTCATAAAGAGAAAAATAAAAGACACACCGGTACTGAACTTTACAACTTTGTATACAGCTTTATCGTTTCGAACCAGTCTATTAAAATTCACGATTATAACAGGATTTTACACGATCTGAACGGCATTTCCAATGAAGACTTTCTGAAGGAGCTGGACAAGTATTTCCTTATTCACGAAAAAGGTGAAACACCTTACTTCCCTTCACAAAAATTCCATATCTCAATGTATCTGGATGGTAAGTTTTATTCCCTTCACGTGAAACATGACCTTCGTTCCAGAGAAATGTCTCTGGATAATCTGGATCACCATCTTTTAGACAAATATATTTTTAAAAATATCTTAAAAATTGAAGATCCGGACAGCTCTGAGCTGATTTCCTATGTAAAAGGAACGTCTAACATCAACGGAATTAATATTTTAAAAGAAAAGATTGACAATGGTGAAGGTAAAGTCGGATTTGGAATTTACCCTGTAAGTTTCAATGACATGATTAAAATTTCAGACTTAAAATTAAGCATGCCGCCAAAATGTACATTCATTGAGCCAAAATTGATTACAGCTCTGTTAATGTACGACATGAAACCTTAG
- a CDS encoding M28 family peptidase translates to MKKIFIILPLFLSGFLFSQKKPQKKVTNKTAIPVKLNYHQEFEKISDEIMTNGKAYDHLGELTKGIGPRFSATTGYEKAVEWAEKKFKEIGINMIWRQEAKAPVWIRGKESLHIKTGNGDWKNIRMLSFGNSEGTGGKDLTGEIVLINSTSELNAMSIGQLKDKIVFVNVPMDPKIINTSDAYLQTAKSKLISASVIAKTGAKALIIRSLTTASDDVPHAKMIYYEPDDKVKIPALSIGVKSADELEKILKKQKVTAKINMTAESKASTTNPNIIAEIEGKKDTKVIVLGAQLDSWDVGEGAIDDGTGVVQCIEVLRALKALGYENNHTIRVVLYANSENGGQGREMYAAYVKKKEEKHIFALGTDAGGYSPRGFSLDMSPQRRRLIYPWKDYFLPYGVYDFDQTEAIQDIAPLKKLDIPLAELVVDTQRYFDYHHSEQDTFDKVNKRELLLGAVAMTQLIFMVDKNW, encoded by the coding sequence ATGAAAAAAATATTCATTATACTTCCACTCTTTTTGAGTGGATTTTTATTTTCTCAAAAAAAGCCACAGAAAAAGGTCACCAATAAAACAGCGATTCCTGTAAAATTAAATTATCATCAAGAATTTGAAAAGATCTCAGATGAGATTATGACCAATGGTAAGGCCTATGATCATCTCGGAGAACTGACAAAAGGTATCGGACCCCGTTTCAGTGCCACTACCGGTTATGAGAAAGCAGTAGAATGGGCTGAAAAAAAGTTTAAGGAAATCGGAATCAATATGATCTGGAGACAAGAAGCCAAAGCCCCGGTCTGGATCAGAGGGAAAGAATCTCTCCATATCAAGACAGGAAATGGTGACTGGAAAAATATAAGGATGCTTTCTTTCGGAAACTCCGAAGGCACAGGCGGAAAAGACCTTACGGGAGAAATTGTATTAATTAATTCCACTTCAGAACTCAATGCAATGTCTATAGGTCAGCTAAAAGACAAAATAGTTTTTGTGAATGTACCTATGGATCCTAAAATTATTAACACCAGTGATGCCTATCTGCAGACGGCAAAATCTAAATTAATCTCAGCATCTGTCATTGCTAAAACAGGAGCAAAAGCTTTAATTATAAGATCACTGACAACAGCAAGCGACGATGTTCCCCATGCAAAAATGATTTACTACGAACCGGATGATAAAGTTAAAATTCCTGCTTTATCAATAGGAGTAAAATCTGCTGATGAGCTGGAAAAAATATTGAAAAAGCAAAAAGTCACTGCTAAAATCAACATGACCGCAGAATCAAAAGCCAGTACTACCAATCCGAATATTATCGCTGAAATTGAAGGTAAAAAAGATACTAAAGTGATTGTTTTAGGCGCACAGCTTGATTCCTGGGATGTTGGCGAAGGTGCCATTGATGACGGAACCGGCGTTGTGCAGTGTATCGAAGTTTTAAGGGCATTGAAAGCACTTGGATACGAAAATAATCACACGATCAGGGTCGTCTTATACGCCAACAGTGAAAACGGAGGACAGGGACGTGAAATGTATGCTGCTTATGTGAAAAAGAAAGAAGAAAAACATATATTCGCTTTAGGCACAGATGCAGGAGGATACTCACCCCGGGGATTCTCTCTGGACATGTCACCGCAACGGAGAAGATTGATTTATCCATGGAAAGATTATTTTCTTCCTTACGGGGTTTATGATTTCGACCAGACAGAAGCCATTCAGGATATTGCACCTTTAAAAAAACTGGACATTCCGTTGGCAGAGCTAGTAGTAGATACACAAAGGTATTTTGATTATCATCATTCTGAACAGGATACCTTTGATAAGGTCAATAAACGTGAGCTTTTGCTGGGAGCGGTAGCAATGACTCAATTAATTTTTATGGTTGATAAAAACTGGTAA
- a CDS encoding Bax inhibitor-1/YccA family protein: protein MMTDVLVAHSSEVEKANFYKKTYLHVALSILAFIGVETILLNIVPPQLIAMMFGQRYIWLLIIGVFWLASILASKWSLSQSKSTQYLGLGFYILLEAVIFMPLLFIAVNMTGGTEVIFQAATLTVAMFAGISGVAFTSKRDFSFLRNIIIIGGFISIGLIVAGMIFGFNLGLWFSVGMVILASATILYQTSKLKDSYGTNQYVGAALQLFASIMLLFWYILSILMSRRN, encoded by the coding sequence ATGATGACAGATGTTTTAGTCGCTCATTCTTCGGAAGTGGAGAAGGCGAATTTTTACAAGAAAACGTATTTGCACGTTGCTTTATCAATCCTTGCGTTTATCGGGGTTGAAACTATCTTATTGAATATAGTTCCGCCACAACTCATTGCGATGATGTTTGGCCAGAGGTATATTTGGCTATTGATTATCGGGGTTTTCTGGTTAGCTTCAATTTTAGCTTCCAAATGGTCCCTTTCACAAAGCAAATCAACACAATACCTTGGCTTAGGATTTTATATTCTTCTGGAAGCAGTGATTTTTATGCCTTTGCTTTTTATTGCTGTTAATATGACCGGAGGAACTGAGGTGATCTTCCAGGCTGCAACTTTAACGGTTGCTATGTTTGCCGGTATTTCCGGGGTTGCATTTACTTCTAAAAGAGATTTTTCTTTTTTAAGAAATATCATCATTATTGGCGGATTCATTTCTATCGGACTTATCGTAGCAGGAATGATCTTCGGATTTAACCTTGGATTATGGTTTTCGGTTGGAATGGTGATCCTGGCTTCAGCTACTATTCTATATCAGACAAGTAAGTTAAAAGACTCGTATGGTACCAACCAGTATGTAGGAGCTGCATTACAGCTTTTTGCATCTATTATGCTTTTATTCTGGTACATCCTAAGCATATTGATGAGCAGAAGAAACTAA